In Micropterus dolomieu isolate WLL.071019.BEF.003 ecotype Adirondacks linkage group LG17, ASM2129224v1, whole genome shotgun sequence, one genomic interval encodes:
- the ulk2 gene encoding serine/threonine-protein kinase ULK2 translates to METVGDFEYSRKDLVGHGAFAVVFKGRHRKKTDWEVAIKSIKKKNLSKSQILLGKEIKILKELQHENIVALYDVQETPNSVFLVMEYCNGGDLADYLQAKGTLREDTLRVFLQQIAAAMRILNSKGIIHRDLKPQNILLSYAGRKKSNISGIRIKIADFGFARYLQSNMMAATLCGSPMYMAPEVIMSQNYDAKADLWSIGTVIYQCLVGKPPFQANSPQDLRMFYEKNKNLQPIIPRETSPQLSDLLLGLLQRNQKDRMDFDAFFSHPFLEPSSTIKKSCPVPVPSVSNTVTDSSCGSSPCIRYNSPPSLPDMQTLAEDGLSSPPLGPPNFLQLSKESAGSTSSKNSSCDTDDFVLVPHISTDSYDQPMGVGRRPSSEFLMCGGQPQPTPGHTPMVSPRAETTPIPVPTQIRNYQRIKQNLSSSPTTTLYSSPRSGTVRRSNTSPMGFPKVGSGCPSSADVPQTVGRRLSTGSSRPYSPSPLVGTIPEQLGHCCCHLQNHEPRSRSSSGGSPVPSSQLLGARLQSAPTLTDVYQNRQKLHKQLSDPVQPSSSSSCSHSPQLGRPANLGSSPTKLLGSSPRTSDWLQKSPLPTIIGSPTKTISAPFKIPKTQASCNLMALADSPVPTKTVTDVRDICPHHCSPYLTGRPAAPEASRTFGRSVSTGRLSEQPIRITLGGQAYQGSTDSLNTERPMDTAPAGPSGLAQGGSASPRTVMFTVGSPPSSSTPPTCSHLGTRPRTTSVGSNSSAGSLCSTSGRVYVGSPPGMAMGSSPPGGFGGGQIVPGSEGAPSSLRYVPYGTSPPSLEGFITFEAPELPEETLMEREHTDTLMHLRMMLSFTDCVLEMAAVRAGGTELGVSAASLYPPQDSVVVDQISQLSKEWGQVEQLVLYMKAAQLLASSLHLAKAQIKSAKLNPSTAVKQVVKSLNDRYKSCISLCRRLTDKLNHFFSDKQRFVDEINSVTAEKLIYNHAVEMVQSAALDEMFKQTEDIAYRYSKAAMLLDGLSKILQDPTDIENVVKYKASVDRRISALCYCTVTLYE, encoded by the exons ATGGAGACTGTGGGAGATTTTGAGTACAGCAGAAAAGACCTGGTTGGACATGGAGCCTTTGCTGTGGTGTTCAAAGGAAGGCACAGGAAG AAGACTGATTGGGAGGTGGCCATCAAGAGCATTAAAAAGAAGAACCTGTCCAAGTCACAGATCCTTCTTGGCAAGGAAATCAAAATCCTGAAG GAGCTgcagcatgaaaacattgtgGCACTTTACGATGTCCAG GAAACACCCAACTCTGTTTTTCTGGTCATGGAG TACTGCAATGGAGGTGATCTTGCCGATTATCTGCAAG ctaagGGGACGCTAAGAGAAGACACACTGAGGGTTTTCCTCCAGCAGATTGCTGCTGCCATGCGCATCCTCAACAGCAAAGGAATCATCCACCGGGACCTGAAACCCCAAAACATCCTGCTGTCATATGCGGGTCGCAAGAAGTCCAACATCAGTGGCATTCGCATCAAAATAG CTGACTTTGGCTTTGCGCGGTACCTCCAGAGCAATATGATGGCAGCTACACTCTGTGGGTCACCCATGTACATG GCCCCAGAGGTCATCATGTCACAGAACTACGATGCCAAGGCCGACCTCTGGAGCATAGGGACTGTCATCTACCAGTGTCTGGTCGGCAAGCCACCGTTCCAG gcCAATAGTCCCCAAGACCTGAGGATGTTCTATGAGAAGAACAAGAATCTACAACCTAT CATCCCAAGGGAGACATCACCTCAGCTTAGTGACCTTTTGCTTGGGCTGCTGCAGAGGAATCAGAAAGACAGGATGGACTTTG ATGCGTTTTTCAGCCATCCGTTCCTGGAGCCGTCATCCACCATTAAAAAAT CGTGTCCAGTGCCGGTCCCCAGCGTCTCCAACACGGTCACCGACAGTTCCTGTGGCAGCTCCCCATGCATTCGCTACAACTCCCCTCCT TCTCTCCCGGACATGCAGACACTAGCAGAAGATGGTCTGTCATCCCCTCCGCTCGGCCCGCCCAACTTCCTGCAGCTGTCCAAAGAGTCTGCAGGAAGTACCAGCAGTAAGAACTCGTCCTGTGACACTGATGACTTTGTGCTGGTGCCTCACATCTCTACTGACAGCT ATGACCAGCCAATGGGAGTGGGTCGCCGGCCATCCAGCGAGTTCCTCATGTGTGGAGG GCAGCCGCAGCCCACCCCGGGACATACCCCCATGGTGTCCCCGCGGGCAGAGACCACCCCCATCCCTGTTCCCACCCAGATCCGCAACTACCAGCGCATCAAGCAGAACCTCTCCAGCAGCCCGACCACCACGCTGTACAGCTCCCCCAG GTCTGGCACAGTGAGGCGCTCAAACACTAGTCCAATGGGGTTTCCCAAGGTGGGCTCGGGGTGCCCCAGCTCTGCAGACGTCCCTCAGACAGTAGGCAGGCGTCTTTCCACAGGCAGCTCCCGGCCTTACTCCCCCTCCCCTCTTG tggGCACCATCCCCGAGCAGCTGGGTCACTGCTGCTGTCACCTGCAGAACCATGAGCCTCGCAGCCGCAGCTCCTCAGGAG GTTCCCCCGTCCCATCCTCTCAGCTCCTGGGGGCCCGGCTCCAGAGCGCCCCCACCCTGACCGACGTCTACCAGAACAGGCAGAAACTCCACAAACAGTTATCAGACCCTGTTCAGccttcctcttcctcgtccTGCAGTCACTCCCCTCAGCTCGGCCGACCGGCCAACCTCGGCTCCTCCCCTACCAAACTCCTTGGCTCCTCCCCCCGCACATCCGACTGGCTGCAGAAGTCCCCCCTGCCCACCATCATTGGCTCCCCGACTAAG ACCATTTCAGCACCATTCAAGATCCCTAAAACACAGGCGTCCTGTAACTTGATGGCTCTGGCGGACAGCCCTGTGCCCACCAAGACAGTGACAGATGTCCGGGATATCTGTCCCCACCACTGCAGCCCATACCTCACTGGACGCCCTGCTGCCCCTGAGGCCAGCAGGACTTTTGGCAG GTCTGTTAGTACAGGACGTCTGTCAgagcagccaatcagaatcaCTCTGGGTGGACAGGCCTATCAAGGCAGCACAGACAGCTTGAACACAGAGCGACCCATGGACACAG CCCCTGCAGGTCCCAGCGGGCTGGCTCAGGGTGGGTCAGCGAGTCCCCGTACTGTCATGTTCACCGTGGGTTCACCGCCCAGCAGCAGCACTCCTCCTACCTGCAGCCATCTGGGCACACGACCACGCACCACCTCAG TGGGCTCCAACAGTTCAGCCGGCTCCCTGTGCTCCACCAGCGGTCGGGTCTATGTAGGATCTCCTCCAGGAATGGCCATGGGCTCCTCTCCTCCAGGAGGTTTTGGGGGTGGGCAGATTGTCCCTGGGTCAGAGGGGGCACCTAGCAGCCTGCGCTACGTCCCCTATGGGACCTCCCCTCCCAGCTTGGAGGGATTCATCACATTTGAAGCCCCTGAGCTGCCTGAGGAGACTCTCATGGAG CGCGAGCATACAGACACCCTGATGCACCTACGGATGATGCTTTCATTCACCGATTGTGTCCTGGAGATGGCGGCTGTTCGAGCTGGAGGGACAGAGCTCGGTGTGTCGGCCGCCTCCCTCTACCCTCCCCAGGACAGTGTGGTTGTGGACCAGATCAGCCAGCTCAGCAAAGAGTGGGG GCAGGTGGAGCAGTTGGTGCTTTACATGAAGGCAGCTCAGCTCCTGGCTTCCTCCCTCCACCTGGCCAAGGCTCAGATTAAGTCAGCCAAGCTCAATCCTTCCACTGCCGTGAAACAGG TGGTGAAGAGTCTGAATGACCGCTACAAAAGCTGCATCTCCCTCTGCCGGCGGCTGACTGACAAACTCAACCACTTCTTCTCTGATAAGCAGCGCTTTGTTGACGAGATCAACAGTGTCACTGCAGAGAAGCTCATCTACAATCATGCTGTGGAGATG GTTCAGTCAGCAGCTCTGGATGAGATGTTCAAGCAGACAGAAGATATAGCCTACCGCTACAGCAAGGCTGCCATGCTGCTGGACGGCCTGTCCAAGATCCTACAGGACCCTACTGACATTGAGAATGTGGTCAAGT ACAAAGCCAGTGTGGACCGCAGGATCTCAGCCCTCTGCTATTGCACTGTCACACTGTACGAGTAG